Proteins encoded within one genomic window of Candidatus Dormiibacterota bacterium:
- a CDS encoding thiamine pyrophosphate-requiring protein, producing the protein MAQTVSDYLVERLHRWGVTRIYGYPGDGINGVIAAIRRSDHLIDFVQVRHEENAALAACAEAKYGGALGVCLATSGPGAIHLLNGLYDAKLDHKPVLALVGQQPRKVLGSSYMQEVDLVSLYKDVAGYVQEVVHPGQIQHVVDRAARIALAERTVTALVLPSDAQLEEIPVRLPEHHGLFPVTGVGMSKSETVPSQHDLIAAAAILNHGERVAILVGQGALGASEEVTEVADILGAGVAKALLGKPVLSDDLPWVTGAIGMLGTKPSWNLMQQCDTLLVVGSSLPYVDFLPPVGQARAVQIDDDGRMLGLRYPMESNLLGDSRATLRALIPWLERKPDPAWRRRVEHWVEDWWKIVEARAMNPADPINGQRVFWELSSRLPSRAMLAVDCGTATGWYARDVRLRAGMSGWLSGTLATMGTGLPYAIAAKFAHPDRPCIALLGDGAMQMNGMAELITVAKYWRQWADPSLVILVLNNRDLAFVSWEQRAMVGDIRFDASQDIPDVPYAKYAEMLGLRGIRVDRPDDVGPAWDEALASDRPVVYEAIVDPDVPPLPPHITVKQAMALTRALLKGDPDAGGVIRQTLRDLIEDYVPH; encoded by the coding sequence ATGGCTCAGACGGTCTCGGACTATCTCGTCGAACGGCTGCACCGCTGGGGGGTGACGCGGATCTACGGCTACCCGGGGGACGGCATCAACGGCGTCATCGCCGCGATCCGGCGCTCGGACCACCTCATCGACTTCGTGCAGGTGCGCCACGAGGAGAACGCCGCGCTCGCCGCCTGCGCGGAGGCCAAGTACGGGGGTGCTCTGGGCGTCTGCCTCGCCACCTCCGGCCCGGGGGCGATCCACCTGCTCAACGGGCTGTACGACGCCAAGCTCGACCACAAGCCGGTGCTCGCGCTCGTGGGGCAGCAGCCGCGCAAGGTGCTCGGCTCCAGCTACATGCAGGAGGTCGACCTCGTCAGCCTCTACAAGGATGTCGCCGGCTACGTCCAGGAGGTCGTGCACCCCGGCCAGATCCAGCACGTGGTCGACCGGGCGGCACGGATCGCTCTCGCCGAGCGGACGGTGACCGCCCTCGTGCTCCCGTCGGACGCGCAGCTCGAGGAGATCCCGGTGAGGCTGCCGGAGCATCACGGGCTGTTCCCCGTCACCGGTGTCGGCATGTCGAAGAGCGAGACCGTCCCCTCGCAGCACGACCTCATCGCCGCCGCGGCGATCCTCAACCACGGTGAGCGGGTGGCGATCCTCGTCGGACAGGGGGCGCTCGGCGCCTCCGAGGAGGTGACCGAGGTCGCGGACATCCTCGGAGCGGGCGTCGCCAAGGCGCTGCTCGGCAAGCCTGTCCTCTCCGACGATCTTCCCTGGGTGACCGGCGCGATCGGCATGCTCGGAACCAAGCCGAGCTGGAACCTCATGCAGCAGTGCGACACGCTGCTGGTGGTCGGGAGCAGCCTTCCCTACGTCGACTTCCTGCCCCCGGTGGGGCAGGCACGCGCCGTCCAGATCGATGACGACGGACGGATGCTCGGGCTGCGCTACCCGATGGAGAGCAACCTGCTCGGGGACAGCCGCGCCACCCTGCGCGCGCTCATCCCCTGGCTGGAGCGCAAGCCGGATCCGGCGTGGCGGCGTCGCGTCGAGCACTGGGTCGAGGACTGGTGGAAGATCGTCGAGGCCCGGGCGATGAACCCCGCCGACCCGATCAACGGGCAGCGCGTCTTCTGGGAGCTCTCCTCCCGCCTTCCCAGCAGGGCGATGCTCGCTGTCGACTGCGGCACCGCGACCGGCTGGTACGCGCGCGACGTCCGTCTTCGCGCGGGGATGAGCGGCTGGCTCTCCGGGACCCTCGCCACCATGGGCACCGGGCTTCCCTATGCCATCGCCGCCAAGTTCGCCCATCCGGACCGCCCGTGCATCGCACTCCTCGGCGACGGGGCGATGCAGATGAACGGCATGGCGGAGCTTATCACCGTCGCCAAGTACTGGAGGCAGTGGGCCGATCCGTCGCTGGTGATCCTCGTCCTCAACAACCGGGACCTCGCCTTCGTCAGCTGGGAGCAGCGGGCGATGGTCGGGGACATCCGCTTCGACGCCTCCCAGGACATCCCGGACGTCCCCTACGCGAAGTACGCGGAGATGCTCGGCCTGCGCGGCATCCGGGTCGACAGGCCCGACGACGTCGGACCGGCGTGGGACGAGGCCCTCGCGTCCGACCGTCCCGTCGTCTACGAGGCGATCGTCGATCCCGACGTGCCGCCGCTGCCGCCGCACATCACCGTCAAGCAGGCGATGGCGCTGACCCGCGCGCTGCTCAAGGGCGACCCGGATGCCGGTGGGGTCATCCGCCAGACTCTCCGCGACCTCATCGAGGACTACGTGCCCCACTGA
- a CDS encoding pirin family protein: MRAEDLRGPQAARSPQRLAPIVVRRDIEIHRTNPGPYHARVHFSFGDYQDPKHMGVGALVALNHEVHPPAAHLQPRPHVHVQRVTWVVAGELCHRDLQIDSGVQAGGVQRTTPARRSEDLEWNPLPNTELVLIELWLSLSRRPVLHAEQRQYHLDDRRDRWLRIARQHGETGTGVAVDSDARVYVAHLDARRAISHLVAEGRAGYVYLIAGEAAVNMHALRTGDAAVVTDAGHVMVDAGAPSELMLVDTAV, from the coding sequence ATGCGAGCAGAGGACCTTCGAGGCCCGCAGGCGGCGCGATCGCCGCAGCGCCTGGCACCGATCGTCGTTCGCCGGGACATCGAGATCCACCGGACCAATCCCGGCCCGTACCACGCACGGGTCCACTTCAGCTTCGGCGACTACCAGGACCCGAAGCACATGGGCGTCGGTGCGCTCGTCGCCCTCAACCACGAGGTGCACCCGCCCGCGGCGCACCTCCAGCCACGACCGCACGTGCACGTGCAGCGGGTCACCTGGGTCGTCGCCGGCGAGCTCTGCCACCGGGACCTGCAGATCGATTCCGGGGTGCAGGCGGGCGGGGTGCAGCGCACCACCCCGGCCCGGCGGAGCGAGGACCTGGAGTGGAACCCCCTGCCGAACACCGAGCTCGTGCTCATCGAGCTCTGGCTGAGCCTCAGCCGCCGCCCCGTGCTCCACGCCGAGCAGCGCCAGTACCACCTCGACGACCGCCGCGACCGGTGGCTGCGCATCGCCCGTCAGCACGGCGAGACCGGCACCGGGGTCGCGGTCGACAGCGATGCCCGCGTGTATGTCGCCCACCTCGACGCGCGGCGGGCGATCAGCCACCTCGTCGCCGAGGGGCGAGCGGGATACGTCTACCTGATCGCGGGTGAGGCCGCGGTGAACATGCATGCGCTCCGCACCGGAGACGCCGCGGTCGTCACCGATGCGGGGCACGTGATGGTCGATGCCGGCGCGCCGTCCGAGCTGATGCTCGTGGACACCGCCGTCTGA
- a CDS encoding phosphate-starvation-inducible PsiE family protein — translation MSSGALRPEGRKGVIGEVPHEAESPLERTGEWIEILIYLAGGFFLVAASVIVLADAVPALWRGASPWSRATLILDRVLLVFVLVEVLHTVRFVVTRHRLRAEPFLIVALIAGVRRVLVVTAGTQPLARREDLVELGLLILLLVASAGALFLLGYRPAGASSS, via the coding sequence ATGAGTAGCGGGGCGCTCCGTCCGGAGGGGCGCAAGGGCGTCATCGGCGAGGTGCCGCACGAGGCGGAGTCGCCGCTGGAGCGGACCGGGGAGTGGATCGAGATCCTGATCTACCTGGCCGGCGGCTTCTTCCTCGTCGCCGCGTCGGTCATCGTCCTCGCCGACGCCGTCCCGGCGCTCTGGAGAGGGGCCAGCCCCTGGTCGCGGGCGACACTGATTCTGGACCGGGTGCTGCTCGTCTTCGTCCTCGTCGAGGTGCTCCACACCGTCCGCTTCGTGGTGACCCGCCACCGCCTCCGTGCGGAGCCGTTCCTCATCGTCGCCCTCATCGCCGGCGTGCGGAGGGTGCTCGTGGTCACCGCCGGCACCCAGCCGCTCGCCCGGCGCGAGGACCTGGTGGAGCTGGGGCTGCTCATCCTCCTCCTGGTGGCGTCGGCGGGTGCCCTCTTCCTGCTCGGCTACCGGCCGGCGGGGGCGTCCTCCTCCTGA
- a CDS encoding universal stress protein, which yields MRTPNPPHRLVVGLDGSDGSTYACHWCAALARSLHAEVVAVHAIEVPPYPLVVYEGGQPIRLDADLILQWQEDRRRLFESEWCAPLRHAGVEHRALMVDGDPAEAILSTAEEQHAGLIVVGRRGTGGLDELLLGSVSRHLTEHSRRPVSVVPPDRVTAGASRGQEEDAPAGR from the coding sequence GTGAGGACGCCGAACCCGCCGCACCGCCTGGTCGTCGGCCTCGACGGCTCGGACGGCTCCACGTACGCGTGCCACTGGTGCGCGGCGCTCGCCCGCAGCCTCCATGCCGAGGTCGTCGCCGTCCATGCGATCGAGGTGCCACCGTATCCCCTGGTGGTCTACGAGGGCGGCCAGCCCATCCGCCTCGACGCGGACCTGATCCTCCAGTGGCAGGAGGACCGGCGGCGGCTCTTCGAGTCGGAGTGGTGCGCGCCGCTGCGTCACGCGGGCGTCGAGCATCGCGCGCTCATGGTCGACGGCGACCCCGCCGAGGCGATCCTGTCGACCGCCGAGGAGCAGCACGCCGGCCTCATCGTCGTCGGCCGGCGGGGCACCGGCGGCCTCGACGAGCTGCTGCTCGGCAGCGTCAGCCGGCACCTGACCGAGCACTCCCGGCGCCCGGTCAGCGTGGTGCCGCCCGACCGGGTCACCGCCGGGGCATCACGCGGTCAGGAGGAGGACGCCCCCGCCGGCCGGTAG